One Phaseolus vulgaris cultivar G19833 chromosome 4, P. vulgaris v2.0, whole genome shotgun sequence DNA window includes the following coding sequences:
- the LOC137836586 gene encoding F-box/FBD/LRR-repeat protein At5g53840-like, with the protein MADRISNFPDSILCYVLSFLSTKEAVATSVLSKRWNLLWRSVPSLDFVYPGGDEYVDEVACSRFLLSVHSFMFLRNTEQPIHRLRLRCFSNYNDYIFETCIKAAMRISGRLQHLDLNLPPVIAVPSVVFSCQTLVVLKLANLALKNISFVNFPLLKILHLNSVTFSEGSDLLQQFLSGSPNLEDLKVKNFSANAAEKFNRFSKLVRAEVDSHLVPLENVKNVEVLVLDGIYLKDLVFDLRNLVQLKLENVSLCKDWVVVLEVLKHCPKLQHLVVDIFEV; encoded by the exons ATGGCTGATAGGATCAGTAATTTTCCAGACTCAATCCTTTGTTAcgttctctcttttctctcaacCAAAGAAGCTGTTGCAACCAGTGTTCTCTCCAAGCGCTGGAATCTTCTATGGCGTTCAGTTCCCTCTTTGGATTTCGTTTACCCAGGTGGAGACGAATACGTAGACGAAGTGGCTTGCTCTCGCTTTCTTCTTTCAGTGCACTCTTTTATGTTTTTGCGTAATACTGAACAACCCATCCATAGGTTACGCCTTAGATGTTTTTCTAACTATAATGATTATATTTTCGAGACATGCATTAAGGCTGCAATGAGAATAAGTGGTAGACTTCAACACCTCGACCTCAATCTGCCTCCGGTCATTGCGGTGCCTTCTGTGGTGTTCAGTTGCCAAACTCTTGTAGTCCTCAAGTTGGCCAACTTAGCActgaaaaatatttcttttgttAATTTCCCCTTGCTGAAAATCTTGCACTTGAATTCTGTTACTTTCTCAGAAGGTTCAGATCTTCTTCAACAGTTTCTTTCTGGGAGCCCTAatcttgaggacttgaaagtcAAGAATTTCAGTGCTAATGCTGCAGAAAAGTTCAACAGATTTTCCAAATTGGTTAGAGCTGAAGTCGATTCACATTTAGTTCCGTTGGAAAATGTGAAGAACGTTGAAGTTTTGGTCTTAGATGGG ATATATCTAAAAGATCTGGTTTTTGATCTTCGGAATTTAGTTCAACTTAAGTTGGAAAATGTGAGCCTTTGTAAGGATTGGGTTGTGGTCTTGGAAGTTCTCAAGCATTGTCCAAAGCTTCAACATCTTGTCGTTGACATTTTTGAGGTTTAA